One Burkholderia sp. PAMC 26561 genomic window carries:
- a CDS encoding cytochrome oxidase small assembly protein — MTRNSQKQRTPAEVRAGNKRLGFILLAVAAVFFLAVVVDQYVRSRG, encoded by the coding sequence ATGACCCGTAATTCACAGAAGCAACGAACGCCCGCCGAAGTCCGCGCGGGCAACAAGCGGCTCGGATTTATCCTGCTGGCGGTAGCCGCGGTGTTTTTCCTGGCCGTGGTCGTCGACCAGTACGTGCGTTCGAGAGGCTAG
- a CDS encoding NAD(P)H-dependent glycerol-3-phosphate dehydrogenase, which translates to MQVAVLGAGAWGTALAGHLATRHDTVLWARDRALIESLSASHENERYLRGVTLPETLVYEADLSSALSHGAAGDALCVVAAPVAGLRALCRTMRESGIVPAHIVWLCKGFEADTQCLPNEVVAAELPQHASNGTLSGPSFAREVGQGLPVALTVASASVTLGERTVAAFHHGAMRIYTGDDVIGVEVGGAVKNVLAIATGIADGLGLGLNARAALVTRGLAEMARLGVALGGRAETFNGLTGLGDLILTATGDLSRNRTVGMQLATGRSLTDILAALGHVAEGVRCARAVLALAESHGIDMPITHAVCRVLFDNVAPRDAVHALLSRDAKAE; encoded by the coding sequence ATGCAAGTAGCCGTTCTCGGCGCCGGTGCGTGGGGCACCGCGCTGGCTGGCCATCTGGCCACTCGCCACGACACGGTCCTCTGGGCGCGCGATCGCGCGCTCATCGAATCCCTGTCCGCTTCTCATGAAAACGAGCGCTATTTGCGCGGCGTGACGCTGCCTGAAACGCTTGTGTACGAAGCGGATCTTTCCTCCGCGTTGAGTCACGGTGCGGCCGGTGATGCACTTTGCGTAGTCGCCGCGCCTGTAGCGGGCTTGCGCGCGTTATGCCGGACGATGCGCGAGTCGGGGATCGTCCCGGCGCATATCGTGTGGCTGTGCAAAGGGTTTGAAGCCGATACGCAATGTTTGCCAAATGAGGTCGTCGCGGCCGAACTGCCGCAGCACGCGAGCAACGGCACGCTTTCCGGGCCGAGCTTCGCCCGCGAAGTCGGGCAGGGCTTGCCGGTCGCGCTGACGGTCGCGAGCGCATCGGTCACGCTGGGCGAGCGTACCGTCGCGGCCTTCCACCATGGCGCGATGCGTATCTATACCGGTGACGACGTGATCGGCGTCGAGGTAGGCGGTGCGGTGAAGAACGTGCTGGCGATCGCAACGGGTATCGCCGATGGACTCGGGCTGGGCCTGAACGCGCGCGCCGCGCTGGTCACGCGCGGCTTGGCCGAGATGGCGCGACTGGGCGTGGCGTTGGGCGGCCGCGCGGAGACGTTCAACGGCCTGACCGGACTCGGCGATCTGATCCTGACGGCGACCGGGGATTTATCGCGGAATCGCACGGTAGGCATGCAGCTCGCGACCGGCCGATCCCTGACCGATATCCTCGCCGCGCTCGGCCACGTGGCCGAGGGCGTGCGCTGTGCGCGGGCGGTGCTGGCGCTGGCTGAATCTCATGGCATCGATATGCCGATCACCCATGCCGTTTGCCGCGTCTTGTTCGATAACGTCGCGCCGCGCGATGCCGTCCACGCATTGCTGAGCCGCGACGCAAAGGCTGAATAA
- the coxB gene encoding cytochrome c oxidase subunit II: protein MEILGKEAMKTIKRALSGVLALSGLLFAGAALAVSDVPGGPGVNELNFQTPVTKIAEELYGLHTFMLIICTVIFIGVFGVMFYSVLMHRKSKGHKASNFHESTTVEIIWTIVPFVIVVLMALPATKAVVAMKDTTNADLTVKVTGYQWKWGYDYVKGPGEGINFLSTLTTPRSQVNGQEPIGELYLQEVDNPLVVPVDKKIRIITTANDVVHSWYVPAFGVKQDAIPGFVRDTWFKAEKIGTFRGFCTELCGKEHAYMPVVVEVLSADDYNKWVDGQKKKMAASADDPNKTYTMDELKARGEKVYTSNCAVCHQPTGKGAGQFPALDGSKIANGPIAEHVSIVLKGKGAMPNWSATLNDVEIASVITYERNTWGNHTGDILQPKQVADARNGKMPEGGDHLAAAGAAAPAAASDAAASAAPAASAPASDSAAQSAGLPASVYFETGKSALPADAAAAVTAAADYAKAHPDAKFTLSGFTDATGSAAINADLAKTRAQAVRDALKAAGIAEDRIILKKPETITGGADAREARRVEISPAA, encoded by the coding sequence ATGGAAATTTTGGGTAAGGAAGCTATGAAAACAATCAAGCGAGCCCTCTCGGGCGTGCTGGCGTTAAGCGGACTCCTGTTCGCCGGCGCAGCCCTGGCGGTCAGTGACGTTCCCGGCGGTCCTGGAGTGAACGAACTCAACTTCCAGACGCCCGTGACGAAGATCGCCGAGGAGCTCTACGGCCTCCATACGTTCATGCTGATCATCTGCACGGTGATTTTTATCGGCGTGTTCGGCGTGATGTTCTATTCCGTCCTGATGCACCGCAAGTCAAAGGGGCACAAGGCGTCGAATTTCCACGAGAGCACCACCGTCGAAATCATCTGGACGATCGTTCCGTTCGTGATCGTCGTGCTGATGGCGCTGCCGGCCACCAAGGCCGTGGTTGCCATGAAGGACACCACCAACGCCGACCTGACCGTGAAAGTGACCGGTTATCAGTGGAAGTGGGGCTATGACTATGTGAAGGGCCCGGGCGAAGGCATCAATTTCCTGTCCACGCTCACCACGCCGCGCAGCCAGGTCAATGGGCAAGAGCCGATCGGCGAGCTGTATTTGCAGGAAGTCGACAATCCGCTCGTGGTTCCTGTCGACAAGAAAATTCGCATCATCACGACCGCCAATGACGTTGTTCACTCATGGTATGTCCCGGCATTCGGCGTGAAGCAAGACGCAATCCCCGGCTTCGTGCGCGACACGTGGTTCAAGGCCGAGAAGATCGGTACGTTTCGCGGCTTCTGTACCGAGCTGTGCGGCAAGGAACACGCTTACATGCCGGTTGTGGTCGAGGTGCTGTCTGCTGACGACTACAACAAGTGGGTCGATGGCCAGAAGAAGAAAATGGCCGCCAGCGCCGACGATCCGAACAAGACCTACACCATGGACGAACTGAAGGCGCGCGGCGAAAAGGTTTACACGTCGAACTGCGCGGTCTGCCACCAGCCTACGGGCAAGGGCGCGGGTCAGTTTCCGGCACTCGACGGCAGCAAGATCGCGAACGGTCCGATTGCCGAGCACGTGAGCATCGTGCTGAAGGGCAAGGGCGCAATGCCGAACTGGAGCGCGACATTGAATGACGTCGAGATCGCTTCGGTGATCACGTACGAACGCAACACGTGGGGTAACCACACGGGCGACATTCTCCAGCCCAAGCAAGTTGCCGATGCACGCAACGGCAAGATGCCCGAAGGCGGCGACCATCTGGCGGCAGCGGGCGCTGCTGCGCCGGCGGCGGCTTCCGATGCGGCGGCCAGCGCGGCGCCGGCAGCATCGGCGCCGGCTTCGGATAGCGCGGCTCAATCGGCCGGACTTCCCGCCAGCGTTTATTTCGAAACGGGCAAGAGCGCGTTGCCCGCCGACGCAGCAGCAGCCGTCACGGCCGCCGCTGATTACGCGAAGGCGCATCCGGACGCAAAGTTCACGTTGTCGGGTTTCACCGACGCAACCGGTTCTGCCGCGATCAACGCCGACTTGGCGAAGACTCGCGCGCAAGCCGTTCGCGACGCGTTGAAGGCCGCGGGCATTGCGGAAGACCGCATCATTTTGAAGAAGCCGGAAACGATCACGGGCGGTGCTGACGCGAGAGAAGCACGGCGTGTGGAGATCAGTCCGGCTGCTTGA
- a CDS encoding cytochrome c oxidase subunit 3, with translation MSGQNESPYYFVPHPSKHPIMAATGLLISMASLASWVNGEPWGPIGFVIGLLWLLYTLWHWFGDSIGESEGGMYGKNVDLSYRWSMSWFIFSEVMFFGAFFGALFYARQIALHELGSLDYKLIWPDFTAVWPNNGPAALISHFRSMTPWPLPTINTALLLSSGATLTVAHHALRENHRKKTIIWLAATVGLGVMFLFCQGYEYFHAYNELNLTLASGVYGSTFFLLTGFHGFHVFLGGTMLTVVLVRVIRGHFTADHHFAFEGAAWYWHFVDVVWLGLYVVVYWL, from the coding sequence ATGAGCGGTCAAAACGAAAGCCCGTACTATTTCGTCCCGCACCCGTCGAAGCATCCAATCATGGCCGCCACTGGTCTTTTGATTTCGATGGCTTCGCTGGCGTCGTGGGTGAATGGTGAACCGTGGGGGCCGATCGGCTTTGTTATCGGCCTGCTTTGGCTGCTTTATACGCTGTGGCACTGGTTTGGCGATTCCATCGGGGAATCGGAAGGCGGGATGTACGGCAAGAATGTCGATCTGTCGTACCGCTGGAGCATGAGCTGGTTCATCTTTTCCGAAGTCATGTTCTTTGGTGCGTTCTTCGGCGCGCTGTTCTATGCGCGGCAGATCGCGCTGCACGAACTCGGCAGCCTGGATTACAAGCTGATCTGGCCGGACTTCACCGCGGTATGGCCGAACAACGGCCCGGCTGCGCTGATCTCCCATTTCCGTTCCATGACCCCGTGGCCGCTGCCGACGATCAACACCGCACTGCTGCTGAGCTCGGGCGCGACGCTGACTGTCGCTCACCATGCGCTGCGCGAGAATCATCGTAAGAAAACGATTATCTGGCTGGCTGCGACCGTTGGCCTTGGCGTGATGTTCCTGTTCTGCCAGGGCTACGAATATTTCCATGCCTACAACGAATTGAACCTGACGCTGGCGTCCGGCGTTTATGGCTCGACGTTCTTCCTGCTGACCGGCTTTCACGGCTTCCACGTTTTCCTCGGCGGCACCATGCTGACGGTGGTTCTCGTGCGTGTAATCCGCGGACACTTCACCGCGGACCATCACTTCGCTTTCGAAGGCGCCGCGTGGTACTGGCACTTCGTGGACGTGGTCTGGCTCGGGTTGTACGTGGTCGTCTATTGGTTGTAA
- a CDS encoding cytochrome C oxidase subunit I has protein sequence MSMQTPRPSPSAVNKARAQQQERTPGSWNKGRWMLLLLALVCAAPVLASYFMYYVVKPTGGTTSYGALVEPQRPIPDQLVVTDEQGKPMPLSALRGKWLMVTVNGGDCDEKCVTRLYFMRQVRALQSAERERVVNVWLRTDDKPVSSVIQTAYPQPDTRMLIADPKAVAAWLPAGADSQLTDHIFLVDPNGNLMMRFPKDPQPEKIKADLAKLLKWSRIG, from the coding sequence TTGTCCATGCAAACTCCCCGTCCTTCGCCGTCCGCTGTCAACAAAGCGCGGGCGCAGCAACAGGAACGCACGCCCGGTTCGTGGAACAAGGGGCGCTGGATGTTGCTGTTGCTCGCCTTAGTGTGCGCGGCGCCGGTGCTTGCGTCGTATTTCATGTACTACGTCGTCAAGCCGACGGGCGGCACGACGAGCTATGGCGCGCTGGTCGAACCGCAGCGCCCGATTCCCGATCAACTCGTCGTCACCGACGAACAAGGCAAGCCGATGCCGCTCTCCGCCTTGCGCGGCAAGTGGCTGATGGTCACGGTCAACGGCGGCGATTGCGACGAAAAGTGCGTCACCCGTCTCTACTTCATGCGGCAGGTGCGTGCGCTGCAGTCGGCTGAACGTGAGCGCGTGGTCAACGTATGGCTGCGTACCGATGATAAACCCGTGTCCTCGGTGATCCAGACGGCGTATCCGCAGCCGGACACGCGCATGCTCATCGCTGATCCGAAAGCCGTGGCCGCGTGGCTGCCGGCAGGCGCAGATTCGCAACTCACCGATCACATCTTTCTCGTCGATCCAAACGGCAACCTGATGATGCGTTTCCCGAAGGACCCGCAGCCGGAAAAGATCAAGGCGGATCTGGCGAAGCTGCTGAAGTGGTCGCGGATTGGTTGA
- the trmL gene encoding tRNA (uridine(34)/cytosine(34)/5-carboxymethylaminomethyluridine(34)-2'-O)-methyltransferase TrmL, with translation MFNVVLVEPEIPPNTGNVIRLCANTGARLHLIEPLGFPLDDAKMRRAGLDYHEYAQMHVHANWDAFIEKETPDVTRMFAFTTRGATPFFGHAFQEGDWFVFGAETRGLSDAVLGQFTTERRVRLPMRPGNRSLNLSNTVAIVTFEAWRQTGFEGGE, from the coding sequence ATGTTCAACGTAGTTCTGGTCGAACCCGAAATTCCCCCGAATACCGGCAATGTCATTCGGCTGTGCGCCAACACGGGCGCACGGCTTCATTTGATCGAGCCGTTAGGATTTCCTCTCGATGACGCCAAGATGCGCCGCGCCGGACTCGATTACCACGAGTACGCACAGATGCACGTCCATGCGAACTGGGACGCTTTTATCGAGAAGGAAACACCCGACGTGACGCGCATGTTCGCGTTCACCACACGCGGCGCCACGCCGTTTTTCGGGCACGCGTTCCAGGAAGGCGACTGGTTTGTGTTCGGCGCGGAAACGCGTGGCTTGTCGGACGCGGTGCTTGGACAATTCACGACCGAACGGCGCGTCCGCTTGCCAATGCGCCCGGGAAACAGGAGTTTGAATCTGTCGAATACGGTTGCGATCGTGACGTTCGAGGCGTGGCGTCAGACAGGCTTCGAGGGTGGCGAATAA
- a CDS encoding ComF family protein, protein MDRQFLFILRRSVLASSAGLGLLQKGFIDAARLFVRLHDIALPSQCALCGNLSHRVLCAGCDEQYWNQARTRCFICALPMSVFAGPGEDRSRAQSRCKLCITEPPHFDATIALADYRAPLDTLALELKFQARLAGADEFARQLQATFEDSNVAAPDIVAPVPLSRKRLRTRGYNQAWSIGKPLARRLGAHADATLIERTRNTAPQAKLDLDTRRHNVGDAFRVLRDVRGKHVGIVDDVMTSGATLDALARTLKTAGARRVTNFVALRTPQD, encoded by the coding sequence ATGGATCGACAATTTCTCTTCATCCTGCGCCGTTCAGTCCTCGCTTCAAGTGCAGGTTTGGGCTTGTTGCAAAAAGGCTTTATCGATGCCGCGCGTTTGTTTGTGCGGTTGCACGACATCGCTTTGCCGAGTCAGTGCGCATTGTGTGGCAATTTGTCACATCGAGTGTTGTGTGCCGGCTGTGATGAGCAGTATTGGAACCAGGCACGCACGCGCTGCTTCATTTGTGCATTGCCCATGTCGGTATTTGCCGGCCCCGGCGAAGACCGCTCCCGCGCTCAGTCACGCTGCAAGCTTTGCATCACCGAGCCGCCGCATTTCGATGCGACCATCGCGCTCGCCGATTATCGCGCGCCACTCGATACACTCGCGCTCGAGCTGAAGTTTCAGGCGCGGCTAGCGGGCGCCGATGAATTCGCGCGCCAGTTGCAAGCCACGTTCGAAGATTCCAATGTAGCCGCGCCGGATATCGTTGCGCCGGTGCCTTTGTCCAGGAAGCGTCTCAGGACACGCGGCTACAACCAGGCATGGTCCATCGGCAAGCCGTTGGCACGCCGGCTGGGTGCGCATGCAGATGCAACGCTGATCGAGCGTACCCGCAATACCGCGCCGCAAGCGAAGCTCGATCTCGATACGCGCCGCCACAATGTCGGCGATGCCTTCAGAGTGCTGCGCGACGTCCGCGGCAAACACGTCGGTATAGTCGATGACGTCATGACTTCCGGCGCCACGCTCGACGCGCTGGCCCGTACTCTGAAAACCGCGGGCGCGCGGCGTGTCACCAACTTTGTCGCGCTGCGCACACCGCAAGACTAA
- the ctaD gene encoding cytochrome c oxidase subunit I, which produces MSSIGHDVTAGHEHGHAHDHGHEHDEHAHELPYGWRRWLFATNHKDIGTLYLLFSFIMFLSGGVMALMIRAELFEPGLQIMRPEFFNQLTTMHGLIMVFGAIMPAFVGFANWMIPLQIGASDMAFARMNNFSFWLLPVAAILLITSFFVPGGATAAGWTLYAPLSTQMGPGMDFAIFAIHLMGASSIMGGINIVVTILNMRAPGMTLMKMPMFCWTWLITAYLLIAVMPVLAGAITMVLFDRHFGTSFFNAAGGGDPVMYQHIFWFFGHPEVYIMILPAFGIVSQVIPAFSRKPLFGYSSMVYATASIAILSFMVWAHHMFATGMPVTGQLFFMYATMLIAVPTGVKVFNWVATMWRGALSFETPMIFAIGFLFVFTMGGFTGLILSMAPLDIQMHGTYYVVAHFHYVLVAGSLFALFSGWYYWAPKWTGWMYNETRGKIHFWASMIFFNITFFPMHFLGLAGMPRRYADYPAQFTDFNQIATIGAFGFGLAQVYFLFAVALPTYRGGGDLVKAEDKPWDGAEGLEWTVPSPAPFHTFERPPQVE; this is translated from the coding sequence ATGTCGAGCATCGGACACGATGTAACCGCGGGCCACGAACACGGCCACGCTCATGATCACGGTCATGAGCACGACGAGCACGCGCACGAGCTGCCTTACGGCTGGCGTCGCTGGCTGTTCGCGACCAACCACAAGGACATCGGTACGTTGTACCTGTTGTTCTCGTTCATCATGTTCCTCTCCGGGGGCGTGATGGCGCTGATGATCCGCGCCGAGCTCTTTGAGCCCGGCTTGCAGATCATGCGTCCGGAGTTCTTCAACCAGTTGACCACCATGCATGGGCTGATCATGGTGTTCGGCGCGATCATGCCGGCGTTCGTCGGCTTCGCGAACTGGATGATCCCGCTGCAGATCGGTGCGTCAGACATGGCGTTCGCGCGCATGAACAACTTCAGCTTCTGGCTGCTGCCGGTTGCCGCCATCCTGCTGATCACGTCGTTCTTCGTTCCCGGCGGCGCAACTGCTGCCGGCTGGACGCTGTACGCGCCGTTGTCCACGCAGATGGGCCCGGGCATGGACTTCGCCATTTTCGCGATCCACCTGATGGGTGCGTCGTCGATCATGGGCGGTATCAATATCGTCGTGACGATCCTGAACATGCGCGCGCCCGGCATGACGCTCATGAAGATGCCGATGTTCTGCTGGACCTGGCTGATCACCGCGTACCTGCTGATTGCCGTGATGCCGGTTCTGGCAGGCGCGATCACCATGGTGCTGTTCGATCGCCATTTCGGCACGTCGTTCTTCAACGCGGCGGGCGGCGGCGATCCGGTGATGTACCAGCACATCTTCTGGTTCTTCGGGCATCCCGAGGTGTACATCATGATCTTGCCGGCGTTCGGGATCGTGTCGCAGGTGATTCCGGCGTTCTCGCGCAAGCCGCTGTTCGGCTATAGCTCGATGGTGTATGCAACGGCCTCCATTGCGATTCTGTCGTTCATGGTCTGGGCGCACCACATGTTCGCGACCGGCATGCCGGTGACGGGCCAGTTGTTCTTCATGTACGCGACCATGCTGATCGCCGTGCCGACGGGCGTAAAGGTGTTCAACTGGGTTGCCACCATGTGGCGCGGTGCGTTGAGCTTCGAAACACCAATGATCTTCGCGATCGGCTTTCTGTTCGTGTTCACCATGGGCGGTTTCACGGGCTTGATCCTGTCCATGGCGCCGCTCGATATCCAGATGCACGGCACTTACTACGTGGTGGCGCACTTCCACTACGTGCTCGTGGCCGGCTCCCTGTTCGCGCTGTTCTCGGGCTGGTATTACTGGGCGCCGAAATGGACGGGCTGGATGTACAACGAGACGCGCGGCAAGATCCATTTCTGGGCGTCGATGATCTTCTTCAACATCACGTTCTTCCCGATGCACTTCCTGGGCCTCGCCGGCATGCCGCGTCGTTATGCGGATTACCCGGCGCAGTTCACGGACTTCAACCAGATCGCAACGATTGGCGCGTTCGGTTTCGGCTTGGCTCAGGTGTACTTCCTGTTCGCTGTCGCATTGCCGACGTATCGCGGCGGTGGCGATCTGGTGAAGGCGGAAGACAAGCCGTGGGACGGCGCTGAAGGACTGGAGTGGACCGTGCCGAGCCCGGCTCCGTTCCATACGTTCGAGCGTCCGCCGCAGGTCGAGTAA
- a CDS encoding SURF1 family protein encodes MKIRFWPALIILIVMAVTVRLGFWQRDRAHQKEQLNARIVAFENAPAQRVSAAPMALKDVEFHRVQARGTFLPDQVVYLDNRPYQDQPGFYVVMPLKLDDGGVVLVNRGWLPRNLADRTGIEPYLTPGGEVDIEGIARANASQAFELGRGGSDAKLKIRQNLSVAAYATETGLPLQPFVIQQLNNTADKLVRDWPAPTMGVDTNYGYMLQWWGIAAAALGFGLYAARRAAKKDESKDLPEQPLDQKI; translated from the coding sequence ATGAAGATCCGCTTCTGGCCGGCGCTGATCATCCTGATCGTGATGGCGGTGACGGTGCGTCTGGGCTTCTGGCAGCGCGATCGTGCGCATCAGAAAGAGCAGCTCAATGCGCGGATCGTCGCGTTCGAGAACGCTCCGGCGCAACGTGTGAGCGCAGCGCCAATGGCCCTGAAGGATGTCGAGTTTCATCGCGTGCAGGCGCGCGGCACGTTCCTGCCTGATCAGGTGGTCTATCTGGATAATCGGCCCTACCAGGACCAGCCGGGGTTTTATGTGGTGATGCCGCTCAAGCTCGACGATGGCGGCGTGGTGTTGGTGAACCGCGGCTGGCTGCCACGGAATCTGGCGGACCGTACGGGTATCGAACCGTATCTCACGCCTGGCGGCGAAGTGGACATCGAGGGGATTGCGCGCGCAAATGCATCGCAGGCGTTCGAGCTCGGGCGCGGCGGATCGGATGCGAAACTGAAGATTCGACAGAACCTGAGTGTCGCCGCCTACGCCACCGAGACCGGCTTGCCGCTGCAACCGTTCGTGATCCAGCAATTGAACAACACCGCTGACAAGCTGGTGCGGGACTGGCCGGCGCCCACCATGGGTGTCGATACGAATTACGGTTACATGCTCCAGTGGTGGGGCATAGCGGCCGCGGCGCTCGGATTCGGCCTGTATGCCGCGCGACGGGCCGCGAAGAAAGACGAGTCGAAGGATCTTCCGGAACAGCCGCTCGACCAGAAGATTTAA
- a CDS encoding twin transmembrane helix small protein, translated as MHIFVAIAFILIIASLGSALYFMMTDKGKSKRMVWSLAMRVGLSISLFLFILFAHWMGWIQSTGIPLGR; from the coding sequence ATGCACATATTCGTTGCCATCGCATTCATTCTCATCATCGCGAGCCTGGGTTCGGCGCTGTACTTCATGATGACCGACAAGGGCAAGAGCAAGCGCATGGTGTGGTCCCTCGCCATGCGCGTCGGGCTGTCGATCTCGTTGTTTCTCTTCATCCTGTTCGCGCACTGGATGGGCTGGATTCAGTCTACCGGTATCCCGCTCGGCCGCTGA
- a CDS encoding cytochrome c oxidase assembly protein, giving the protein MMFKLIVVAAAMFGFGFALVPMYRAICSITGINNLVQRDVGAREAKNTQVDTSRKIAIEFDANARGPLQFKPEQNSLDVHPGEVMTVMYEVTNQQGRTVQAQAIPSYAPMQATEYFKKIECFCFTQQTLKPNETRRMPVVFVVDPKLPKDVKTITLSYTFFELTAPATVSRSGT; this is encoded by the coding sequence ATGATGTTCAAGCTGATCGTCGTCGCGGCCGCCATGTTTGGTTTCGGTTTCGCGCTGGTGCCCATGTACCGTGCGATTTGCTCGATCACCGGCATCAACAACCTTGTGCAGCGCGACGTCGGTGCGCGGGAAGCGAAGAACACGCAGGTCGACACGAGCCGCAAGATCGCCATCGAATTCGATGCCAATGCGCGCGGCCCGTTGCAATTCAAGCCTGAGCAGAACTCGCTCGACGTGCATCCCGGCGAAGTGATGACGGTGATGTACGAGGTGACCAACCAGCAGGGCCGTACGGTTCAGGCGCAAGCCATTCCTAGCTACGCGCCCATGCAGGCCACCGAGTACTTCAAGAAGATCGAGTGCTTTTGTTTTACGCAGCAAACGTTGAAGCCGAACGAGACCCGGCGCATGCCCGTGGTGTTCGTGGTGGACCCGAAGCTGCCGAAGGATGTGAAAACGATCACGTTGTCATACACGTTCTTTGAGTTGACCGCGCCGGCGACGGTGTCACGCAGCGGTACCTGA
- a CDS encoding methyltransferase domain-containing protein — MSSTSANAGRPAYDSRRIRRIFDRRAASFDDVAFLPREIAVRMRERLEYIKVAPVRVLDAGCGMGADLPGLRERFADASVIGLDLSTGMLDRANKAETAESEANAGWRRFLPATLGKAFGARGPQLAQGDFAELPFSAGAFEMLWSNLALQWHARPDLVFPEWARVLKVNGLLMFSTLGPDTLKELSGAYKQAEKSLGLTPRRHTIEFVDMHDLGDMLVESGFEIPVMDQEVLAITYKSPESLLKDVRGWGAFPVGTGAQQHGRALRDALHAALESRRREDGTIPLTFEVIYGHAWKAVPRMTAEGHGIIRLEDIGRGPKRSK; from the coding sequence ATGTCCTCAACTTCCGCCAACGCTGGCCGTCCGGCCTACGATTCGCGCCGTATCAGGCGGATTTTCGATCGCCGCGCCGCGAGTTTTGATGACGTCGCATTCCTGCCGCGCGAAATCGCGGTGCGCATGCGCGAGCGGCTCGAGTACATCAAGGTCGCGCCCGTGCGCGTGCTCGATGCCGGCTGTGGCATGGGGGCCGATCTGCCGGGGCTGCGCGAGCGGTTTGCGGATGCATCGGTGATCGGGCTTGATCTGTCGACTGGAATGCTGGACCGGGCGAATAAGGCCGAAACGGCGGAATCGGAAGCCAACGCCGGCTGGCGGCGTTTCCTGCCCGCCACGCTGGGCAAGGCTTTTGGCGCACGGGGTCCGCAACTGGCGCAGGGCGACTTCGCCGAGCTTCCGTTTTCCGCCGGTGCGTTCGAGATGCTGTGGTCGAACCTCGCGCTGCAATGGCACGCGCGGCCCGACCTCGTGTTCCCTGAATGGGCGCGCGTGCTCAAGGTGAACGGCCTGTTGATGTTCAGCACGCTCGGACCCGACACGCTGAAGGAGTTGAGCGGCGCTTACAAGCAGGCGGAGAAGTCCTTGGGATTGACGCCGCGGCGCCACACCATCGAATTCGTCGATATGCATGACCTGGGTGACATGCTTGTCGAAAGCGGTTTTGAGATTCCAGTGATGGATCAGGAAGTGCTGGCAATCACCTACAAATCGCCGGAATCGTTGTTGAAGGATGTGCGTGGCTGGGGTGCTTTCCCCGTCGGGACGGGCGCGCAGCAGCACGGACGCGCGTTGCGCGACGCGCTGCACGCAGCGCTGGAATCACGCCGTCGCGAAGATGGGACGATCCCGCTGACCTTCGAGGTGATTTACGGCCACGCCTGGAAGGCCGTGCCGCGAATGACGGCGGAAGGGCATGGAATCATCAGGCTGGAAGATATAGGACGCGGCCCGAAACGAAGCAAGTGA
- a CDS encoding DUF2244 domain-containing protein, whose protein sequence is MQATDLLMDSEPVVKDWLFKRNCSVSPRQFVAFYVSLALFSLLIASLLVWAGAWLVLPFTGIELLAVGIAFVVYARHAVDYERILLFHDRLVIERMDAETLTQVEFNPRWVRVEPGARPRDPVKLVSRGQSVPVGIHLAQYRRKQFAVELRTWLMRCN, encoded by the coding sequence ATGCAAGCAACCGATCTGCTGATGGACTCCGAGCCAGTCGTGAAGGACTGGTTGTTCAAGCGGAACTGTTCTGTCTCGCCGCGCCAGTTCGTAGCGTTTTATGTATCGCTGGCGCTGTTTTCGCTGCTGATCGCGAGTTTGCTGGTGTGGGCAGGCGCTTGGCTGGTGCTGCCTTTTACGGGTATCGAGTTGCTGGCGGTCGGTATCGCGTTCGTCGTCTACGCGCGCCATGCTGTCGATTACGAGCGGATCCTGCTGTTTCACGACCGGCTTGTGATTGAACGCATGGACGCCGAAACCCTGACGCAGGTGGAATTTAATCCGCGCTGGGTTCGGGTGGAACCGGGAGCGAGGCCGAGAGATCCGGTCAAGCTAGTGTCGCGGGGCCAGTCGGTGCCTGTCGGGATTCATCTGGCACAGTACCGGCGCAAGCAGTTTGCCGTCGAGTTGCGCACATGGCTGATGCGCTGCAACTGA
- a CDS encoding DUF2970 domain-containing protein, with amino-acid sequence MVEIQKPVPKSSFLRLLKAVFWSFFGVRRRRDLESDASLNPLHLIAAGVIGAVLFIVVLLVVVRAVVG; translated from the coding sequence ATGGTCGAAATACAAAAGCCGGTTCCGAAGAGCAGTTTTCTCCGGTTGCTGAAGGCGGTTTTCTGGTCGTTCTTCGGTGTGCGCCGTCGCCGCGACCTCGAAAGCGATGCGTCCCTGAATCCGCTGCATCTGATCGCGGCGGGCGTCATTGGGGCAGTGCTGTTTATCGTCGTGTTGCTGGTGGTGGTGCGGGCAGTAGTGGGATAA